In the genome of Microbacterium paraoxydans, the window AGCCGCCGGGGAGCCCCGGCCGCAGCAGCATCACGGCGCAGGCGAGCACCATCACGAGGCGCAGCGCCCAGAGGGACCGATGCACGGCGAGAGCGCGTCGGTCGGTCACGACCTCGCCCCCGGCACGCGGCGCACGCACGAGCATCCAGACGGCCACGCCGGCGACACCGGCGCACAGCAGCAGGATGAGGAACACGGGGAGCACGGGTTGGAAGATCACAGGCGCACCCTCCAGACCAGCACGACGAAGCCGAGCGCGAGGACCGACAGGACGGCGATCCACAGGTTCGGAGTGTCCGTCCAGACCACCTGCGCCTCGCCGCGCAGTGCCGTGGCCTCCTGCTTCTGCACCTCGTCGATGATGTCCCCGACCGTGGTCGTGTCGCGGAGCCCGTAGGCGGCGCCCCCGGTGGCCTCGGCGGCGGCGGCCAGCTCGGCGCTGACGGCGGCGTCCTTGCCCTCGACCGGGTTGATCGCGAACACCCGGACATCCTTCGAGGCCGCATACGCCGCGGCCTCATCGAGCGTCACGATCGAGGCGCCGTTGATCTCGTTGTCCGTCGCGAAGATCACGGACCGGGACCGGTCGTCGTCCGGGTGATCGAAGCCCATGGTGCAGGCCGCGAGTCCGTCGCCGATGAGGGAGGCGCCGTCGCCGTTGAGCGTGCCCAGCCAGTGCTCCGGGATCTCATCCACGTAGTCGAAGCTCGACATCATGCTCGCGAGGTGCTCGCGGATGAAGTCGTAGTCGTCGGTGAGGGGGAAGATCTGTACGGGAGAGCTGTTGAAGATCGTCAGGCCGATGCGCTCGCCCTCGAAGCCGTCGAGCAGCTCGTCGAACACGGAGAGCACCTCGACGTCGACCTCCGACATCGAACCCGACACGTCCAGGCACAGCATGATGTCGCGGCTCGTGTCGACGGGTTGGACGGTCTGGGCGGACATCGGACGCGCGGCCACGACGCCGGCGACCAGCGCGGCCCCCGCACCGAGGGCGAGCAGACCCGTCAGGGCGACGGCGCGACGGGATAGCGCCTGGCGGAAGGACGGCAGCGCTCGCAGCCGCTCCGCCCTGGCCACGCGAGCGGTGTCCGCGGCGCGCCGGTCCCGGTGGCGGCGCAGGCCGACCGCGAGACCGATCGCCACCGCGGCGACGACGACCGCCGCGGCGAGGACCAGCATCCAGACGTTCGCTAGTGCCACGCGCGTACCACCGTCCTGGCGGCTTCGGCGCCGGCGGCCGGATCGATGGCGGGCCCCTGCCGGAAGATGCTCGGATAGTAGTGGCGGCCCATCGCGTCGATGAGCGCAGGGTGCACGCCGCGGGAGACGAGGTCGTCGAGGGTGAGCACCGGTGCTTCCAGGCCGCTGTACTCGTTGACGAACGTGCGCACGACGCGGCTCAGCTCCAGGTTCGCCTGCCGCGCGGAGAGGTGGCGGTCACGGTAGTCGTGCTCGACGCGATCGATGCGGTCGAGGTACTCCGAGCGCAGAGCGGACAGCACGTCGAGCGTGGACGGCTGACCGGCATCCGCGGCCGCTCCGGAGGCGGCGGTGCGGGGGCGAGTGAGCCGGAACAGCAGCCACGCGCCGACGATCAGCAGGGCGAGGATGCCGAGCGCGAGCAGCATCCATCCCCACCCGTACTGCGCGGGCGGGTAGAGCTCGTCAGAACCGGGCATCGGACCTCCGGTTCAACAGGTGCAGCAGCTGCGGAACGGCGTCGTCCTGACCGTCGAGCGCGCCGTGACTGATCTCCATCCGCGTGAGCAGGTCGGCGAGCCGGGCGGCGTCGGCAGCCCGCTGCGCACCGAGCTCGTTCACGATCGCCCGGTCGCCCTGGATGAAATCGGGGACCTCCCAGAGGCTGTCGACGTCGGCGCGCAGCCGGGCGGAACGGTGGTTGAGCACCGGTTCGGCGTCGCGCAGGGTGAGCCAGAGCACGTCGTGCTGCACCCGCAGGCGGCGAAGCAGGCGCTCGGTCTCGGTAGTGACCGGGGCCTCGTCAGTGAGCACGACCACGATCATGCGCCGTGCGATCGTCCGCGTGACGAAGGACAGCAGGGCGTCGCGATCGCTGGGGGCCGCCGCGTCGTCGACCGCGCGGTCGATCGTCCGCAGCGCGTGTTCGAGGGCGCCCTCGCTGCGCCCCGGTGCCAGGCGACGGACGCGGGAGGCGTCGCCGTAGACGACCGTGAAGTCGTCGCCGTGCCGGAGCGTCAGCACGCCGAGGGCTCCGGTCGCCAGGATCGCCAGGTCCTTCTTCGAGCGCTCGTCCGCGGCGAGAGCGGTCATAGAGCGTCCCGTGTCGACGACGAACATCACCGTGTGCATGCGCGTGGCCCGTGACCGCTTGACCAACGGGGTGCCGAGGCGGGCGGTCGCGCGCCAGTCGATGTCGCGCACCTGGTCGCCGTACTCGTACTTGCGCAGGTCCTCGAAGTCGAGGCTCCGCCCGTGCAGCAACGACGCGTAGGCGCCGTCGAGCGCGTGCAGCGACTTGCGGTTCGAGTGGATGAAGAGCTTGCTCTTCACCTGCGTGATGAGGCTGGGCATCTGGCGCGGGATCCCTGAACGTGTCGACGGGTCAGGGGGTGGGCACGGCGGCGAAGATCTGGTCGATGATCTCCTCGCTGCGGATGCCCTCGGCGTCAGCCTCGAACGTCAGCAGCACGCGGTGCCGCAGCACGAGGTGTCGCAGGGCGCGGATGTCCTCGGGAAGGACGTGGGTCCGGCCGCTGAGGAGGGCGAGGGCGCGCGAGGCCTGGAGGAAGGCGATGCTGGCCCGCGGGCTCGCGCCGTACTTGATGAAGCGGGCGCGCTCGTCCCCGATGTACGGCGCGGGATTCCGGGTCACGTACGCGATCGACACGATGTAGTTGCGGATCGCGGGGTCGACGTAGATGCGGCTCGCGACGTCCTGCAGCAGGTGCACGTCGTCCAGCGTGACGGCGCTGTGCACGTGCCGGTCGGGGTCGAGCACGCCTGAGTCGATGCGGCTGAGGATCTCGAACTCCTCCGCCGGGCTCGGGTACTCCACGATCTCCTTGAGGAGGAACCGGTCCATCTGCGCTTCGGGCAGCTCGTACGTGCCCTCCTGCTCGATGGGGTTCTGCGTCGCGATCACGAGGAACGGCTTCGGCAGCGGGTGGATCTCGCCGCCGATGGTGGTCTGGTGCTCCTGCATCGCCTCGAGCATGGCGCTCTGGGTCTTGGCGCTGGAGCGGTTGATCTCGTCGAGCAGCACGAAGTTCGCGTGCACGGGGCCGAGCACCGTCCGGAAGCTGCCCGTCGCGGCGTCGTAGATCTGGTTGCCCGTGATGTCGCTCGGCAGGAGGTCGGGCGTGCACTGGATGCGCTTGAACTTCGCCTTCACGGTGTCCGCGAGCGTGCTGGCGGCAGTGGTCTTGGCGAGGCCAGGCAC includes:
- a CDS encoding AAA family ATPase — translated: MAAAAPAAAPTDAEMARAGSVLQTISDAYSAKMVGQERLRTSLLVALIAGGHILLESVPGLAKTTAASTLADTVKAKFKRIQCTPDLLPSDITGNQIYDAATGSFRTVLGPVHANFVLLDEINRSSAKTQSAMLEAMQEHQTTIGGEIHPLPKPFLVIATQNPIEQEGTYELPEAQMDRFLLKEIVEYPSPAEEFEILSRIDSGVLDPDRHVHSAVTLDDVHLLQDVASRIYVDPAIRNYIVSIAYVTRNPAPYIGDERARFIKYGASPRASIAFLQASRALALLSGRTHVLPEDIRALRHLVLRHRVLLTFEADAEGIRSEEIIDQIFAAVPTP
- a CDS encoding DUF58 domain-containing protein; its protein translation is MPSLITQVKSKLFIHSNRKSLHALDGAYASLLHGRSLDFEDLRKYEYGDQVRDIDWRATARLGTPLVKRSRATRMHTVMFVVDTGRSMTALAADERSKKDLAILATGALGVLTLRHGDDFTVVYGDASRVRRLAPGRSEGALEHALRTIDRAVDDAAAPSDRDALLSFVTRTIARRMIVVVLTDEAPVTTETERLLRRLRVQHDVLWLTLRDAEPVLNHRSARLRADVDSLWEVPDFIQGDRAIVNELGAQRAADAARLADLLTRMEISHGALDGQDDAVPQLLHLLNRRSDARF
- a CDS encoding VWA domain-containing protein; the encoded protein is MALANVWMLVLAAAVVVAAVAIGLAVGLRRHRDRRAADTARVARAERLRALPSFRQALSRRAVALTGLLALGAGAALVAGVVAARPMSAQTVQPVDTSRDIMLCLDVSGSMSEVDVEVLSVFDELLDGFEGERIGLTIFNSSPVQIFPLTDDYDFIREHLASMMSSFDYVDEIPEHWLGTLNGDGASLIGDGLAACTMGFDHPDDDRSRSVIFATDNEINGASIVTLDEAAAYAASKDVRVFAINPVEGKDAAVSAELAAAAEATGGAAYGLRDTTTVGDIIDEVQKQEATALRGEAQVVWTDTPNLWIAVLSVLALGFVVLVWRVRL